The Lineus longissimus chromosome 2, tnLinLong1.2, whole genome shotgun sequence genome window below encodes:
- the LOC135503267 gene encoding golgin subfamily A member 3-like isoform X2: MEPYNLTLEQVTFDERDLSPNQELDSFSNVVCFDSEFGEKQKPEPSSPSTSFITENFTSPKIKKTPVKRSRLPAAESTLREESFLGGDNRSTSGRFDPEEAGIIPIDYQLHFDDPIVHSPVSGIVTSPFAQKHLDFLRSTPTKDFPVPAVQEAVEISDSPAEPSSEELTESDSAIAGLLALDPKPRRKYRSAKVHCSGYQPLDLPTVNQILAKLQMSAEMDLPSEGGGDPDNQDSFTAFSSTTEALALQKSVIGNTSLAPASADEIARIIALTQAQLQLNTSDGADGDTASQAGMEVISPTASASSEFGATNGDLDEGSINDTDSNSSGLIRIPAAEMMITNTKGDGKVYREPTADIKAKLKAKARANSKAKAKREKKAEKKGDDMDRVPVRENSSFTDSSQTLSPKSSRKTPVKTNSEDRSSGNDGGGDTALNNQPAVERSAFVSHGALGDQDAGAIGTQGAGDRMPRAFKTVEVGLGGKREHSTGHTPPVKDPGFQPIVNPNDYPLDEALKVIAEVRGKDSGTDLQQKVMAEIQGKDSGIDIQQMERSDVVDRNEPDVQPIPVSTSTPATTPGKRAPGGADMNRFGQERSYGLGLFNVSGGFLNRKPAKERNGELDRVLREKAHLEGQIEMLKLEASSAVRERAELQAQLGALKSQLKNQLTGSSGAFKDRDILLGDIRTLKQRRDELEHNISQIKKSLDEKNTENQTLSADLDLSKSANDKLQEKIVELRGEIQMRETVIQELKTKILDINQDLQSVRQEKRQSENEIRSIQNEIGALTKTKDWYQQQLKAAQEARAQLQKELSKNQLSIMEQANQIERLKSEGSQVKLQLSETQQKALQEKELLFDNLERIQADMLEREATMHQMENQERDVEETLQQRIQRVEEEKYKLAHLVSTTGDLEQELLKTRHELEQKESQVGLLEQEHTEMLKKLTLSQEMIAQGQKDYETLEIKFVEAESRLREFKSTFSDKDQEILTLKDQKAALEVALSAANEEKRSIDEALSMLRQDMGRVESTFRDMKQEMNKKALQLEKVEKEKGNLTSELDQTREDLKLQQKSFDEFNSSISDRFVMVNELQEEKQRLETETESLKRELQTLNESLQSLSQEKSLVETELTKAEEQSTELGGHLNKALEEKAILESRIESLLADQEKHAAVSQENETLKSYATELQTKAYGEIMRYQQEVQRLTLEVDKAQNLFTENEQVHGDDVAALLVKLEESVMAQQKAETEMVELNRKIAEGELASKEEEHLRDQVQSLLEKVDLQQQKKAALEAELDNARESSREEVRLHRERITQLEQQLQQAEELFLQQQEAQEENRQLALDLEREKGRLAGVLQSHAALKRHTSELEGALAEKESSIVEVSARTQRELEEVARLAEMKEARMLELEGNVDKEKGNVKDFKLQAASEKLKYSKLRNQNEALKLDYEQLKKEIELSKSDYENLKKNIDSGQSGEMKYKAELDTLRTEYRICQLEVESLQRQLSQNTEKGPVIDETIRTLHWQIEQKDQEVKGLREQLSLAEERQQLEVDNVRKALQNNKEEVDKLRAELSQTRKEKFTYQAKLSELRGAVKASLKGKKGKEDGGLTPGKDESCQANEEDFSYTSALSIVEKILQDNSLPSYNSKPLAALETCLGSLRSEMTNLQKQIDDHTMAVFNSTQSWRQVESHVADLKNLCKSHNGEASSDELQASSQRAEQEIQKLVANDMRSKSKQRQNRTIDV, translated from the exons ATGGAGCCTTATAATCTGACTTTGgaacaggtcacttttgacGAGAGGGACCTGTCTCCTAATCAGGAGTTAGACTCTTTCAGTAACGTTGTGTGCTTCGACTCCGAATTCGGTGAGAAACAAAAGCCAGAACCTTCATCACCGTCTACTTCATTCATAACTGAAA ATTTCACTAGTCCTAAAATCAAAAAGACTCCAGTCAAACGTTCCAGACTGCCAGCAGCAGAAAGTACTCTGAGGGAAGAATCATTCCTTGGAGGTGACAATCGCTCAACATCTGGTAGATTCGACCCTGAGGAAGCAGGCATTATACCGATAGACTACCAGCTTCACTTTGATGATCCAATTGTGCATTCACCTGTTAGCGGCATAGTAACCAGTCCTTTTGCTCAAAAGCATTTAG ATTTTCTCAGGAGCACTCCAACCAAAGACTTTCCAGTTCCTGCAGTGCAAGAAGCTGTAGAAATAAGCGATTCACCTGCAGAACCTTCATCAGAAGAACTTACTGAATCCGACTCGGCTATTGCTGGTCTTCTAGCACTCGATCCAAAACCGCGCAGGAAATACAGATCTGCGAAAGTCCACTGCTCAGGGTATCAGCCACTGGACCTGCCCACGGTCAATCAGATATTG GCCAAACTACAGATGTCTGCTGAGATGGATCTTCCTAGCGAAGGTGGGGGTGACCCGGATAACCAAGATTCCTTCACAGCATTCTCGTCCACTACGGAAGCTTTAGCGTTACAGAAGTCTGTCATAG GCAATACGAGCTTGGCGCCGGCATCGGCTGATGAGATTGCCAGAATCATAGCCCTAACACAAGCCCAGTTGCAGCTCAACACCAGTGATGGTGCAGATGGAGATACTGCgtctcag GCTGGGATGGAGGTTATTTCCCCAACAGCTTCAGCATCCAGTGAATTTGGTGCAACAAATGGTGATCTTGACGAAGGGTCCATAAACGACACAGACTCCAACAGTAGTGGACTTATCCGCATCCCAGCTGCCGAAATGATGATTACCAACACTAAAGGAGATGGGAAGGTCTATCGGGAACCTACGGCCGATATTAAAGCAAAATTGAAAGCAAAAGCCCGTGCAAACAGTAAGGCTAAGGCTAAAAGGGAAAAGAAGGCTGAGAAGAAAGGAGATGATATGGATAGAGTGCCTGTTCGAGAGAATTCGAGTTTTACTGACTCATCTCAGACTTTGTCCCCTAAATCTAGTCGGAAGACTCCTGTTAAAACAAACTCTGAAGATAGATCTAGTGGGaatgatggtggtggtgataCTGCCTTGAATAATCAGCCTGCGGTTGAGAGAAGTGCATTTGTTTCGCATGGGGCATTAGGGGACCAGGACGCGGGTGCAATCGGTACACAGGGTGCTGGGGACCGAATGCCAAGAGCATTTAAGACTGTTGAGGTTGGGTTAGGTGGGAAGAGGGAACACAGCACTGGCCACACACCGCCAGTAAAGGACCCAGGATTTCAACCTATTGTCAATCCGAATGACTATCCTTTAGACGAAGCTTTGAAAGTTATAGCAGAGGTGCGGGGGAAGGATTCTGGGACTGATTTGCAGCAAAAGGTTATGGCCGAGATTCAGGGGAAGGATTCTGGCATTGATATCCAGCAGATGGAAAGGAGTGACGTTGTCGATCGGAATGAGCCAGATGTGCAACCAATCCCAGTGAGTACCTCTACGCCTGCTACAACACCAGGAAAGCGGGCTCCAGGTGGTGCGGACATGAACCGTTTTGGTCAGGAACGCAGCTATGGTCTTGGCTTATTTAACGTGAGTGGTGGATTTTTGAATCGAAAGCCTGCGAAGGAAAGGAATGGCGAGTTGGATAGAGTGTTACGTGAGAAGGCTCATCTTGAAGGACAGATTGAAATGTTGAAGTTGGAGGCTTCATCGGCGGTGCGTGAGCGTGCAGAGCTGCAGGCTCAGCTTGGTGCCTTAAAATCACAGCTTAAAAACCAGTTGACTGGGAGTTCAGGTGCCTTCAAAGATAGAGACATCCTCCTCGGTGATATCAGAACTCTGAAACAGAGACGTGATGAGCTTGAACATAACATCTCACAAATCAAGAAGTCATTAGATGagaaaaacactgaaaatcAGACACTTTCGGCCGATCTGGATTTGTCAAAATCGGCAAATGACAAACTGCAGGAGAAGATTGTCGAGTTGCGCGGTGAGATTCAGATGCGTGAGACAGTAATTCAGGAATTAAAAACCAAGATTCTCGATATCAACCAGGACTTGCAAAGTGTGCGGCAAGAGAAGCGACAGAGTGAGAATGAGATTCGGTCAATACAAAACGAGATTGGTGCCTTGACCAAAACCAAGGATTGGTACCAGCAGCAGCTGAAGGCAGCCCAGGAGGCTCGGGCGCAGCTACAGAAAGAGCTCTCCAAGAACCAATTGAGCATCATGGAGCAGGCAAACCAGATTGAGAGACTGAAGTCTGAAGGGAGTCAGGTTAAGTTACAGCTGTCTGAGACCCAGCAGAAGGCCTTACAGGAGAAAGAGTTGCTGTTTGATAACTTGGAGAGGATCCAGGCTGATATGTTAGAACGTGAGGCGACGATGCATCAGATGGAGAACCAGGAACGAGATGTGGAGGAGACACTGCAGCAAAGGATACAGAGGGTAGAAGAGGAGAAGTACAAACTTGCTCATTTGGTGTCCACGACAGGCGACCTCGAGCAGGAGTTGCTGAAGACAAGACATGAGTTGGAACAGAAGGAGTCACAGGTTGGTTTGCTGGAGCAAGAGCATACAGAGATGTTGAAGAAGCTAACGCTTTCACAAGAGATGATTGCACAGGGTCAAAAAGATTATGAGACTTTAGAAATTAAATTTGTTGAAGCAGAATCCAGGTTGAGGGAGTTCAAGAGTACGTTTTCCGACAAGGATCAAGAGATTTTGACCTTGAAAGACCAGAAAGCTGCTTTAGAGGTGGCACTGTCTGCTGCTAATGAAGAGAAGCGTTCTATCGATGAGGCCTTGTCCATGTTGCGACAAGACATGGGACGGGTTGAGTCGACATTTCGTGACATGAAGCAGGAGATGAATAAGAAGGCTCTTCAGTTGGAGAAGGTAGAAAAGGAGAAGGGTAATCTCACGTCGGAGTTGGATCAAACCAGGGAGGATTTGAAGCTTCAACAAAAATCGTTCGATGAGTTTAACAGCTCAATATCGGATCGGTTTGTTATGGTGAATGAACTTCAGGAGGAGAAACAGAGGTTAGAAACGGAGACGGAATCTTTGAAACGTGAGCTGCAGACTCTGAACGAATCATTACAGAGTCTTTCCCAGGAGAAATCCCTTGTTGAGACTGAGTTGACGAAAGCTGAGGAACAGTCAACAGAGCTGGGAGGCCACTTGAATAAAGCTTTGGAGGAGAAAGCAATTTTGGAGAGCAGGATCGAGAGTCTTTTAGCAGACCAAGAGAAACATGCAGCTGTTAGCCAGGAGAATGAGACCTTGAAATCTTATGCCACTGAGTTGCAGACCAAAGCTTATGGTGAGATCATGCGATATCAACAAGAGGTGCAGAGACTGACACTGGAGGTCGACAAGGCGCAGAATCTATTTACTGAGAATGAACAGGTTCATGGCGATGATGTTGCGGCCTTGCTGGTGAAGTTAGAAGAGTCAGTCATGGCGCAACAGAAGGCTGAGACTGAGATGGTGGAGCTGAATCGTAAGATTGCTGAAGGAGAGCTGGCCAGTAAAGAGGAGGAACATCTCAGAGACCAAGTACAG TCTCTTCTGGAAAAGGTAGACCTCCAACAGCAGAAGAAAGCCGCACTTGAGGCTGAACTGGATAACGCCCGAGAGTCAAGTCGGGAGGAGGTGAGACTGCACCGTGAGAGGATCACCCAGCTAGAGCAGCAGCTGCAGCAGGCTGAGGAGCTCTTCCTCCAGCAACAAGAGGCACAGGAGGAGAATAGGCAGCTGGCTCTTGACTTGGAGAGAGAGAAAGGGAGACTGGCTG GTGTGCTCCAGAGCCATGCAGCCCTCAAACGGCACACGAGTGAGCTTGAGGGTGCCTTGGCTGAGAAGGAGTCATCCATTGTGGAGGTGTCGGCCAGGACCCAGAGAGAGCTAGAGGAGGTGGCTAGGCTTGCTGAGATGAAGGAAGCTAGGATGCTTGAACTTGAGGGAAACGTTGACAAGGAGAAGGGAAATGTAAAGGATTTTAAGTTGCAG GCTGCAAGTGAAAAGCTCAAGTACAGCAAACTTCGGAACCAAAACGAAGCCTTGAAACTAGACTACGAACAGCTCAAGAAGGAAATCGAACTTTCCAAATCCGACTACGAGAATCTGAAAAAGAATATCGACAGTGGTCAGTCAGGGGAGATGAAGTATAAAGCTGAGTTGGACACTTTGAGAACAGAGTACAGGATCTGTCAATTGGAGGTGGAGAGTCTGCAGAGACAGCTGTCTCAGAACACTGAGAAAGGACCAGTCATTGATGAGACTATTCGG ACACTACATTGGCAAATAGAACAGAAGGACCAAGAGGTGAAAGGTCTCCGCGAGCAGCTCAGCCTGGCCGAGGAGAGGCAACAGCTTGAGGTGGACAATGTGAGGAAAGCACTGCAAAATAACAAGGAAGAGGTGGATAAACTGAGAGCAGAGCTGAGTCAGACCAGGAAGGAGAAGTTCACGTATCAAGCCAAGTTGTCTGAGCTGAGAGGAGCTGTCAAAGCTAGTCTTAAG GGTAAGAAGGGTAAAGAAGATGGTGGCCTCACGCCAGGGAAGGATGAGTCATGCCAAGCCAACGAGGAGGACTTCTCATATACGTCAGCTTTGTCCATCGTAGAGAAAATACTACAGGATAACTCACTGCCAAGTTATAACAGCAA ACCTCTTGCTGCCCTTGAGACCTGTCTTGGGTCTCTGCGATCAGAGATGACCAACCTCCAGAAGCAGATTGATGACCATACAATGGCTGTGTTTAACTCAACCCAGTCATGGAG ACAAGTTGAAAGTCACGTGGCGGACTTGAAGAACTTGTGCAAGAGTCACAATGGAGAGGCAAGTTCTGATGAACTTCAGGCCAGTAGTCAGAGAGCTGAACAAGAAATCCAGAAACTCGTCGCAAATGACATGAGGAGTAAATCAAAGCAACGACAAAACAGGACAATAGATGTGTAG
- the LOC135503267 gene encoding golgin subfamily A member 3-like isoform X1, with product MEPYNLTLEQVTFDERDLSPNQELDSFSNVVCFDSEFGEKQKPEPSSPSTSFITENFTSPKIKKTPVKRSRLPAAESTLREESFLGGDNRSTSGRFDPEEAGIIPIDYQLHFDDPIVHSPVSGIVTSPFAQKHLDFLRSTPTKDFPVPAVQEAVEISDSPAEPSSEELTESDSAIAGLLALDPKPRRKYRSAKVHCSGYQPLDLPTVNQILGRLISEAKLQMSAEMDLPSEGGGDPDNQDSFTAFSSTTEALALQKSVIGNTSLAPASADEIARIIALTQAQLQLNTSDGADGDTASQAGMEVISPTASASSEFGATNGDLDEGSINDTDSNSSGLIRIPAAEMMITNTKGDGKVYREPTADIKAKLKAKARANSKAKAKREKKAEKKGDDMDRVPVRENSSFTDSSQTLSPKSSRKTPVKTNSEDRSSGNDGGGDTALNNQPAVERSAFVSHGALGDQDAGAIGTQGAGDRMPRAFKTVEVGLGGKREHSTGHTPPVKDPGFQPIVNPNDYPLDEALKVIAEVRGKDSGTDLQQKVMAEIQGKDSGIDIQQMERSDVVDRNEPDVQPIPVSTSTPATTPGKRAPGGADMNRFGQERSYGLGLFNVSGGFLNRKPAKERNGELDRVLREKAHLEGQIEMLKLEASSAVRERAELQAQLGALKSQLKNQLTGSSGAFKDRDILLGDIRTLKQRRDELEHNISQIKKSLDEKNTENQTLSADLDLSKSANDKLQEKIVELRGEIQMRETVIQELKTKILDINQDLQSVRQEKRQSENEIRSIQNEIGALTKTKDWYQQQLKAAQEARAQLQKELSKNQLSIMEQANQIERLKSEGSQVKLQLSETQQKALQEKELLFDNLERIQADMLEREATMHQMENQERDVEETLQQRIQRVEEEKYKLAHLVSTTGDLEQELLKTRHELEQKESQVGLLEQEHTEMLKKLTLSQEMIAQGQKDYETLEIKFVEAESRLREFKSTFSDKDQEILTLKDQKAALEVALSAANEEKRSIDEALSMLRQDMGRVESTFRDMKQEMNKKALQLEKVEKEKGNLTSELDQTREDLKLQQKSFDEFNSSISDRFVMVNELQEEKQRLETETESLKRELQTLNESLQSLSQEKSLVETELTKAEEQSTELGGHLNKALEEKAILESRIESLLADQEKHAAVSQENETLKSYATELQTKAYGEIMRYQQEVQRLTLEVDKAQNLFTENEQVHGDDVAALLVKLEESVMAQQKAETEMVELNRKIAEGELASKEEEHLRDQVQSLLEKVDLQQQKKAALEAELDNARESSREEVRLHRERITQLEQQLQQAEELFLQQQEAQEENRQLALDLEREKGRLAGVLQSHAALKRHTSELEGALAEKESSIVEVSARTQRELEEVARLAEMKEARMLELEGNVDKEKGNVKDFKLQAASEKLKYSKLRNQNEALKLDYEQLKKEIELSKSDYENLKKNIDSGQSGEMKYKAELDTLRTEYRICQLEVESLQRQLSQNTEKGPVIDETIRTLHWQIEQKDQEVKGLREQLSLAEERQQLEVDNVRKALQNNKEEVDKLRAELSQTRKEKFTYQAKLSELRGAVKASLKGKKGKEDGGLTPGKDESCQANEEDFSYTSALSIVEKILQDNSLPSYNSKPLAALETCLGSLRSEMTNLQKQIDDHTMAVFNSTQSWRQVESHVADLKNLCKSHNGEASSDELQASSQRAEQEIQKLVANDMRSKSKQRQNRTIDV from the exons ATGGAGCCTTATAATCTGACTTTGgaacaggtcacttttgacGAGAGGGACCTGTCTCCTAATCAGGAGTTAGACTCTTTCAGTAACGTTGTGTGCTTCGACTCCGAATTCGGTGAGAAACAAAAGCCAGAACCTTCATCACCGTCTACTTCATTCATAACTGAAA ATTTCACTAGTCCTAAAATCAAAAAGACTCCAGTCAAACGTTCCAGACTGCCAGCAGCAGAAAGTACTCTGAGGGAAGAATCATTCCTTGGAGGTGACAATCGCTCAACATCTGGTAGATTCGACCCTGAGGAAGCAGGCATTATACCGATAGACTACCAGCTTCACTTTGATGATCCAATTGTGCATTCACCTGTTAGCGGCATAGTAACCAGTCCTTTTGCTCAAAAGCATTTAG ATTTTCTCAGGAGCACTCCAACCAAAGACTTTCCAGTTCCTGCAGTGCAAGAAGCTGTAGAAATAAGCGATTCACCTGCAGAACCTTCATCAGAAGAACTTACTGAATCCGACTCGGCTATTGCTGGTCTTCTAGCACTCGATCCAAAACCGCGCAGGAAATACAGATCTGCGAAAGTCCACTGCTCAGGGTATCAGCCACTGGACCTGCCCACGGTCAATCAGATATTG GGCCGGCTCATTAGTGAG GCCAAACTACAGATGTCTGCTGAGATGGATCTTCCTAGCGAAGGTGGGGGTGACCCGGATAACCAAGATTCCTTCACAGCATTCTCGTCCACTACGGAAGCTTTAGCGTTACAGAAGTCTGTCATAG GCAATACGAGCTTGGCGCCGGCATCGGCTGATGAGATTGCCAGAATCATAGCCCTAACACAAGCCCAGTTGCAGCTCAACACCAGTGATGGTGCAGATGGAGATACTGCgtctcag GCTGGGATGGAGGTTATTTCCCCAACAGCTTCAGCATCCAGTGAATTTGGTGCAACAAATGGTGATCTTGACGAAGGGTCCATAAACGACACAGACTCCAACAGTAGTGGACTTATCCGCATCCCAGCTGCCGAAATGATGATTACCAACACTAAAGGAGATGGGAAGGTCTATCGGGAACCTACGGCCGATATTAAAGCAAAATTGAAAGCAAAAGCCCGTGCAAACAGTAAGGCTAAGGCTAAAAGGGAAAAGAAGGCTGAGAAGAAAGGAGATGATATGGATAGAGTGCCTGTTCGAGAGAATTCGAGTTTTACTGACTCATCTCAGACTTTGTCCCCTAAATCTAGTCGGAAGACTCCTGTTAAAACAAACTCTGAAGATAGATCTAGTGGGaatgatggtggtggtgataCTGCCTTGAATAATCAGCCTGCGGTTGAGAGAAGTGCATTTGTTTCGCATGGGGCATTAGGGGACCAGGACGCGGGTGCAATCGGTACACAGGGTGCTGGGGACCGAATGCCAAGAGCATTTAAGACTGTTGAGGTTGGGTTAGGTGGGAAGAGGGAACACAGCACTGGCCACACACCGCCAGTAAAGGACCCAGGATTTCAACCTATTGTCAATCCGAATGACTATCCTTTAGACGAAGCTTTGAAAGTTATAGCAGAGGTGCGGGGGAAGGATTCTGGGACTGATTTGCAGCAAAAGGTTATGGCCGAGATTCAGGGGAAGGATTCTGGCATTGATATCCAGCAGATGGAAAGGAGTGACGTTGTCGATCGGAATGAGCCAGATGTGCAACCAATCCCAGTGAGTACCTCTACGCCTGCTACAACACCAGGAAAGCGGGCTCCAGGTGGTGCGGACATGAACCGTTTTGGTCAGGAACGCAGCTATGGTCTTGGCTTATTTAACGTGAGTGGTGGATTTTTGAATCGAAAGCCTGCGAAGGAAAGGAATGGCGAGTTGGATAGAGTGTTACGTGAGAAGGCTCATCTTGAAGGACAGATTGAAATGTTGAAGTTGGAGGCTTCATCGGCGGTGCGTGAGCGTGCAGAGCTGCAGGCTCAGCTTGGTGCCTTAAAATCACAGCTTAAAAACCAGTTGACTGGGAGTTCAGGTGCCTTCAAAGATAGAGACATCCTCCTCGGTGATATCAGAACTCTGAAACAGAGACGTGATGAGCTTGAACATAACATCTCACAAATCAAGAAGTCATTAGATGagaaaaacactgaaaatcAGACACTTTCGGCCGATCTGGATTTGTCAAAATCGGCAAATGACAAACTGCAGGAGAAGATTGTCGAGTTGCGCGGTGAGATTCAGATGCGTGAGACAGTAATTCAGGAATTAAAAACCAAGATTCTCGATATCAACCAGGACTTGCAAAGTGTGCGGCAAGAGAAGCGACAGAGTGAGAATGAGATTCGGTCAATACAAAACGAGATTGGTGCCTTGACCAAAACCAAGGATTGGTACCAGCAGCAGCTGAAGGCAGCCCAGGAGGCTCGGGCGCAGCTACAGAAAGAGCTCTCCAAGAACCAATTGAGCATCATGGAGCAGGCAAACCAGATTGAGAGACTGAAGTCTGAAGGGAGTCAGGTTAAGTTACAGCTGTCTGAGACCCAGCAGAAGGCCTTACAGGAGAAAGAGTTGCTGTTTGATAACTTGGAGAGGATCCAGGCTGATATGTTAGAACGTGAGGCGACGATGCATCAGATGGAGAACCAGGAACGAGATGTGGAGGAGACACTGCAGCAAAGGATACAGAGGGTAGAAGAGGAGAAGTACAAACTTGCTCATTTGGTGTCCACGACAGGCGACCTCGAGCAGGAGTTGCTGAAGACAAGACATGAGTTGGAACAGAAGGAGTCACAGGTTGGTTTGCTGGAGCAAGAGCATACAGAGATGTTGAAGAAGCTAACGCTTTCACAAGAGATGATTGCACAGGGTCAAAAAGATTATGAGACTTTAGAAATTAAATTTGTTGAAGCAGAATCCAGGTTGAGGGAGTTCAAGAGTACGTTTTCCGACAAGGATCAAGAGATTTTGACCTTGAAAGACCAGAAAGCTGCTTTAGAGGTGGCACTGTCTGCTGCTAATGAAGAGAAGCGTTCTATCGATGAGGCCTTGTCCATGTTGCGACAAGACATGGGACGGGTTGAGTCGACATTTCGTGACATGAAGCAGGAGATGAATAAGAAGGCTCTTCAGTTGGAGAAGGTAGAAAAGGAGAAGGGTAATCTCACGTCGGAGTTGGATCAAACCAGGGAGGATTTGAAGCTTCAACAAAAATCGTTCGATGAGTTTAACAGCTCAATATCGGATCGGTTTGTTATGGTGAATGAACTTCAGGAGGAGAAACAGAGGTTAGAAACGGAGACGGAATCTTTGAAACGTGAGCTGCAGACTCTGAACGAATCATTACAGAGTCTTTCCCAGGAGAAATCCCTTGTTGAGACTGAGTTGACGAAAGCTGAGGAACAGTCAACAGAGCTGGGAGGCCACTTGAATAAAGCTTTGGAGGAGAAAGCAATTTTGGAGAGCAGGATCGAGAGTCTTTTAGCAGACCAAGAGAAACATGCAGCTGTTAGCCAGGAGAATGAGACCTTGAAATCTTATGCCACTGAGTTGCAGACCAAAGCTTATGGTGAGATCATGCGATATCAACAAGAGGTGCAGAGACTGACACTGGAGGTCGACAAGGCGCAGAATCTATTTACTGAGAATGAACAGGTTCATGGCGATGATGTTGCGGCCTTGCTGGTGAAGTTAGAAGAGTCAGTCATGGCGCAACAGAAGGCTGAGACTGAGATGGTGGAGCTGAATCGTAAGATTGCTGAAGGAGAGCTGGCCAGTAAAGAGGAGGAACATCTCAGAGACCAAGTACAG TCTCTTCTGGAAAAGGTAGACCTCCAACAGCAGAAGAAAGCCGCACTTGAGGCTGAACTGGATAACGCCCGAGAGTCAAGTCGGGAGGAGGTGAGACTGCACCGTGAGAGGATCACCCAGCTAGAGCAGCAGCTGCAGCAGGCTGAGGAGCTCTTCCTCCAGCAACAAGAGGCACAGGAGGAGAATAGGCAGCTGGCTCTTGACTTGGAGAGAGAGAAAGGGAGACTGGCTG GTGTGCTCCAGAGCCATGCAGCCCTCAAACGGCACACGAGTGAGCTTGAGGGTGCCTTGGCTGAGAAGGAGTCATCCATTGTGGAGGTGTCGGCCAGGACCCAGAGAGAGCTAGAGGAGGTGGCTAGGCTTGCTGAGATGAAGGAAGCTAGGATGCTTGAACTTGAGGGAAACGTTGACAAGGAGAAGGGAAATGTAAAGGATTTTAAGTTGCAG GCTGCAAGTGAAAAGCTCAAGTACAGCAAACTTCGGAACCAAAACGAAGCCTTGAAACTAGACTACGAACAGCTCAAGAAGGAAATCGAACTTTCCAAATCCGACTACGAGAATCTGAAAAAGAATATCGACAGTGGTCAGTCAGGGGAGATGAAGTATAAAGCTGAGTTGGACACTTTGAGAACAGAGTACAGGATCTGTCAATTGGAGGTGGAGAGTCTGCAGAGACAGCTGTCTCAGAACACTGAGAAAGGACCAGTCATTGATGAGACTATTCGG ACACTACATTGGCAAATAGAACAGAAGGACCAAGAGGTGAAAGGTCTCCGCGAGCAGCTCAGCCTGGCCGAGGAGAGGCAACAGCTTGAGGTGGACAATGTGAGGAAAGCACTGCAAAATAACAAGGAAGAGGTGGATAAACTGAGAGCAGAGCTGAGTCAGACCAGGAAGGAGAAGTTCACGTATCAAGCCAAGTTGTCTGAGCTGAGAGGAGCTGTCAAAGCTAGTCTTAAG GGTAAGAAGGGTAAAGAAGATGGTGGCCTCACGCCAGGGAAGGATGAGTCATGCCAAGCCAACGAGGAGGACTTCTCATATACGTCAGCTTTGTCCATCGTAGAGAAAATACTACAGGATAACTCACTGCCAAGTTATAACAGCAA ACCTCTTGCTGCCCTTGAGACCTGTCTTGGGTCTCTGCGATCAGAGATGACCAACCTCCAGAAGCAGATTGATGACCATACAATGGCTGTGTTTAACTCAACCCAGTCATGGAG ACAAGTTGAAAGTCACGTGGCGGACTTGAAGAACTTGTGCAAGAGTCACAATGGAGAGGCAAGTTCTGATGAACTTCAGGCCAGTAGTCAGAGAGCTGAACAAGAAATCCAGAAACTCGTCGCAAATGACATGAGGAGTAAATCAAAGCAACGACAAAACAGGACAATAGATGTGTAG